The Zingiber officinale cultivar Zhangliang chromosome 10A, Zo_v1.1, whole genome shotgun sequence genome contains a region encoding:
- the LOC122027768 gene encoding scarecrow-like protein 15: MKHHKALTDSPQHQHQHQQQQQQAPNLHQFVLPSKPLIDTSPNAVANNSSSNNNNHFAPSLFYEPTSVLDPHLTSSPATAPTAAPVTASVDLPFLPWATGGCGGGGGGDSHHPRLPSDDWDPASWFLPEKYELSPLPDDASANFLDSPFDLSFDPYASADPAFLTPAAAFDRSQLDSLISAAHCLETNDFATAHVILSRLNHNLPASGVSSLQRSIFLFKEALHALLRPSTAEPPLSAAELVRHIAAHRTFADLSPVPHFATFTTTQMLIEALDCGARSIHVFDFDLGLGGQWSSFAQELAARSRTSRSSPPAVRITAVVAEESGETSLAADNLRDFARGLNINLSVSFVRVGGLGTLALSGVSLAGAGEPTAVVLTPTIFRLLGFAGGASADSAASLLRFVRRMSPRVVVFVDQESCLGVLPSPSLRRTVAVGVEHYATVLESLESTAAATGSAEEMIRQVERAVIRPRVSSVVSEWTWRPGPWRELFVGVGWSPVPFSEFAELQAEWLVRRAPVDGYHVGTRDGALVLSWRGRDLSSTSAWRC, from the coding sequence ATGAAGCATCACAAGGCCCTCACTGACTCCCCCCAGCACCAGCATCAgcatcagcagcagcagcagcaagcgCCCAACCTTCACCAATTTGTTCTGCCTTCCAAGCCCCTGATCGACACCTCCCCCAACGCCgttgccaacaacagcagcagcaacaacaacaaccacttcGCTCCTTCTCTCTTCTACGAGCCCACCTCCGTCCTCGACCCCCACCTCACCTCCAGCCCGGCAACGGCTCCTACGGCGGCCCCTGTGACTGCTTCAGTAGATTTGCCCTTCCTTCCCTGGGCCACCGGCGGTTGCGGAGGCGGAGGAGGCGGCGATTCCCATCATCCGCGCCTACCATCCGACGACTGGGATCCCGCCTCCTGGTTCCTTCCTGAAAAATACGAGCTTTCCCCTTTGCCCGATGACGCCAGCGCCAACTTCCTCGACTCCCCTTTCGACCTATCCTTCGATCCCTACGCCTCCGCAGATCCCGCCTTTCTGACGCCCGCCGCCGCCTTCGACCGTTCCCAGCTTGACTCTCTAATCAGCGCCGCTCATTGCCTGGAAACAAACGATTTCGCCACGGCACATGTGATATTGTCGCGGCTCAATCACAATCTGCCCGCCTCCGGAGTTTCCTCGCTTCAAAGATCTATCTTTCTCTTCAAGGAGGCGCTGCACGCCCTGCTCCGCCCTTCTACCGCCGAACCCCCGCTCTCCGCCGCCGAGCTTGTCCGTCACATCGCTGCCCACAGGACCTTCGCCGACCTCTCTCCTGTTCCCCACTTCGCCACCTTCACGACCACTCAGATGCTTATCGAGGCGCTCGACTGCGGCGCTCGCTCCATCCATGTCTTCGACTTTGACCTCGGCCTCGGCGGACAGTGGTCGTCCTTCGCGCAAGAGCTCGCCGCTCGAAGTCGCACCTCTCGTTCCTCCCCTCCGGCCGTGCGCATCACTGCCGTCGTCGCGGAGGAGTCCGGCGAGACATCCCTGGCGGCAGACAACCTCCGAGACTTCGCCCGCGGCCTGAACATCAACCTCTCTGTCAGCTTCGTCAGGGTCGGCGGTCTGGGCACGCTCGCCCTCAGCGGCGTCAGCCTAGCAGGTGCTGGGGAACCAACTGCAGTCGTTCTGACGCCAACAATCTTCCGCCTCCTCGGTTTCGCCGGCGGCGCCTCCGCGGATTCCGCTGCCTCCCTTCTCCGGTTCGTGCGGCGCATGTCCCCCAGGGTGGTGGTCTTCGTCGATCAGGAGAGTTGCCTGGGCGTTCTCCCCTCTCCATCTCTGCGGCGGACAGTGGCGGTGGGGGTGGAGCACTATGCGACGGTGCTGGAGTCGTTGGAGTCCACCGCGGCGGCGACAGGGTCGGCGGAGGAGATGATCCGGCAGGTGGAGCGGGCGGTGATCCGCCCGCGCGTCTCGAGCGTGGTGAGTGAGTGGACCTGGCGGCCTGGCCCGTGGCGAGAGTTGTTCGTTGGCGTCGGCTGGTCTCCCGTTCCCTTCAGCGAGTTCGCCGAGTTGCAAGCCGAGTGGCTCGTCCGCCGGGCACCGGTCGACGGGTACCACGTGGGCACGAGGGACGGCGCGCTGGTGCTGAGCTGGAGAGGCAGAGATCTCTCATCCACGTCAGCTTGGAGGTGCTGA